One Halobaculum roseum DNA segment encodes these proteins:
- a CDS encoding CARDB domain-containing protein, which translates to MGARSAVVRGAVVLFIAALLVGPAVGGTAGAQAASCQANGSQQVCLTEASLDGETLTAGESTELSLTVENTGEERATAIVVLNVVSPDNETDSYELRKRSLEPGETLTVTQSVDASTPGEHGLQAVVYGDGYEHRFDASEPMSVTVERQGLGGDIDTPEYALAALVGSLAVIGGIGYLRR; encoded by the coding sequence ATGGGAGCGCGGAGCGCGGTCGTTCGCGGCGCAGTCGTACTGTTCATCGCGGCCCTGCTGGTCGGGCCGGCCGTCGGGGGGACGGCCGGCGCGCAGGCGGCGTCGTGTCAGGCGAACGGGAGCCAGCAGGTGTGTCTCACCGAGGCGAGCCTCGACGGGGAGACGCTGACGGCCGGGGAGTCGACGGAGCTGTCGCTGACCGTCGAGAACACCGGGGAGGAACGGGCGACGGCGATCGTCGTCCTCAACGTCGTGAGCCCCGACAACGAGACGGACTCCTACGAGCTCCGGAAGCGCTCGCTGGAGCCCGGCGAGACGCTCACGGTCACGCAGTCGGTCGACGCGAGCACGCCCGGGGAGCACGGGCTGCAGGCGGTCGTCTACGGCGACGGCTACGAGCACCGCTTCGACGCCTCCGAACCGATGAGCGTCACCGTCGAGCGCCAGGGGCTCGGCGGCGACATCGACACGCCCGAGTACGCGCTCGCGGCGCTCGTCGGGTCGCTCGCGGTCATCGGCGGGATCGGCTACCTGCGGCGGTAA
- a CDS encoding ATP-binding protein, with protein MTDAGEPNLGDFEDPGQFDETGNGDASGGEADDPEDGAGDSADSADEATGGSADERAGADEGATREGDATASSTAGTGDSDSDTDADADSGFAQYAMEAAEAGTADGIGTVSVAQGLRVAEDDDETSLKAFVTVGNRDDVRIGKYLIVPYPDGEQLFCRITALEYDQEFRTDDATELTARRRMQTGGGEFTEADYKYLAELSPVAVLFEDSEARSASGSRTESGDADLKRRMVDRVPKPGALVRQAGDAEQIKTGLAIPEDGVFLGHLSVGGEKVRTAAEPPTVDYRLKDDYADGDPLVFRHTLVAGGTGSGKTHGAKNVLRQYLGRTYETDDGRDARAAVVMFDPQDEYAQMHDDNPALDEELARRLERENVAYGGHDDTIALVPKEAGVSYPGRGHRAEQVEFTIPFSVVNEYDMPWLVAGASLNENQYPALLTLINRFFRNYDDGTYRQFLNFLDDPALKEELDETGRVHEATFDAVKRRVRSVPSGVFDQDATPITELDTTLVRPGGLTVVPTYHLSSARAKEMFVLAVSAMLVDDKLSNSPRSARIDETPLVLGMDEAHNFLSGADNVQARQVVSKFTEAAKQGRKERLGLFLITQDPQDIADPVFKQVNTRLVLNLGDEEAIKSVNIPPSLAKKVPYMEKGQQVVYSPDNSEPVEVTGLPVCVTRHGE; from the coding sequence ATGACCGACGCCGGAGAGCCGAACCTCGGCGACTTCGAGGACCCCGGCCAGTTCGACGAGACGGGCAACGGCGACGCGAGCGGGGGCGAGGCCGACGACCCCGAGGACGGCGCGGGAGACTCGGCAGACTCAGCCGACGAGGCGACGGGTGGGTCGGCGGACGAGCGGGCGGGCGCCGACGAGGGCGCGACCCGCGAGGGCGACGCCACGGCTTCCTCCACCGCCGGCACCGGCGACAGCGACAGCGACACCGACGCCGACGCGGACTCCGGGTTCGCACAGTACGCGATGGAGGCGGCGGAGGCGGGGACCGCCGACGGCATCGGGACCGTCTCGGTCGCCCAGGGGTTGCGCGTCGCCGAGGACGACGACGAGACGAGCCTCAAGGCGTTCGTCACCGTCGGGAACCGTGACGACGTCCGCATCGGGAAGTACCTGATCGTGCCGTACCCCGACGGCGAGCAGTTGTTCTGTCGAATCACGGCGCTGGAGTACGACCAGGAGTTCCGCACAGACGACGCGACCGAACTGACCGCGCGCCGGCGGATGCAGACGGGTGGGGGCGAGTTCACCGAGGCCGACTACAAGTATCTCGCCGAGCTGTCGCCCGTAGCCGTGTTGTTCGAGGACAGCGAGGCGCGAAGCGCCTCGGGAAGCCGGACGGAGTCCGGCGACGCCGACCTGAAGCGCCGGATGGTCGACCGCGTGCCCAAGCCGGGCGCGCTGGTCCGGCAGGCGGGCGACGCCGAGCAGATCAAGACCGGGCTCGCGATCCCCGAGGACGGCGTGTTCCTCGGCCACCTCTCGGTCGGCGGCGAGAAGGTGCGGACCGCGGCGGAGCCGCCGACCGTCGACTACCGGCTGAAGGACGACTACGCCGACGGCGACCCGCTCGTGTTCCGGCACACGCTCGTCGCCGGCGGCACCGGCTCGGGGAAGACCCACGGCGCCAAGAACGTCCTCCGACAGTACCTCGGGCGCACCTACGAGACCGACGACGGGCGCGACGCGCGCGCGGCCGTCGTGATGTTCGACCCGCAGGACGAGTACGCCCAGATGCACGACGACAACCCCGCGCTCGACGAGGAGCTGGCGCGGCGGCTCGAACGCGAGAACGTCGCCTACGGCGGCCACGACGACACGATCGCGCTGGTGCCGAAGGAGGCGGGAGTCAGCTACCCGGGGCGCGGACATCGCGCGGAGCAGGTCGAGTTCACGATCCCGTTCTCGGTCGTGAACGAGTACGACATGCCCTGGCTCGTCGCCGGCGCGTCGCTCAACGAGAACCAGTACCCCGCGCTGCTCACGCTCATCAACCGCTTCTTCCGCAACTACGACGACGGCACCTACCGGCAGTTCCTGAACTTCCTCGACGATCCGGCGCTGAAGGAGGAGCTCGACGAGACCGGCCGCGTCCACGAGGCCACCTTCGACGCGGTGAAGCGGCGCGTGCGCAGCGTGCCCTCGGGTGTGTTCGACCAGGACGCGACGCCGATCACGGAGCTAGACACGACGCTCGTTCGCCCGGGCGGGCTGACGGTCGTGCCCACCTACCACCTCTCGTCGGCGCGCGCTAAGGAGATGTTCGTGCTCGCGGTGTCGGCGATGCTCGTCGACGACAAGCTCTCGAACTCGCCGCGGAGCGCGCGGATCGACGAGACGCCGCTCGTGCTCGGCATGGACGAGGCGCACAACTTCCTCTCGGGCGCCGACAACGTCCAGGCGCGGCAGGTGGTGTCGAAGTTCACCGAGGCGGCCAAGCAGGGGCGCAAGGAGCGCCTGGGGCTGTTCCTCATCACGCAGGACCCCCAGGACATCGCCGACCCGGTGTTCAAGCAGGTGAACACCCGGCTCGTGCTCAACCTCGGCGATGAGGAGGCGATCAAGTCGGTGAACATCCCGCCGTCGCTCGCGAAGAAGGTGCCGTACATGGAGAAGGGACAGCAGGTCGTCTACTCCCCGGACAACTCCGAGCCTGTGGAGGTGACCGGGCTGCCGGTGTGTGTGACCCGCCACGGGGAGTGA
- a CDS encoding TRAM domain-containing protein, with protein MEISDELICLFSADVREDDDRYTIEIPKREVDAGSVTPGGVYRVALIEREGAGGDAGDTTAAGSTATDDGPQPPVERGEIRYVEIEDLGKQGDGIARVERGYVIIVPDTEVGERVKIEITEVKSNFAVGEVIDDDDA; from the coding sequence GTGGAAATCTCCGACGAACTCATCTGTCTGTTCAGCGCGGACGTCCGCGAGGACGACGACCGATACACGATCGAGATCCCGAAACGCGAGGTCGACGCCGGGTCGGTGACTCCCGGCGGCGTGTACCGCGTGGCGCTCATCGAGCGCGAGGGCGCCGGCGGCGACGCCGGCGACACGACCGCCGCGGGATCGACCGCGACCGACGACGGCCCGCAGCCGCCGGTCGAGCGCGGCGAGATCCGCTACGTCGAGATCGAGGACCTCGGGAAGCAGGGCGACGGGATCGCCCGCGTCGAGCGCGGGTACGTGATCATCGTCCCCGACACCGAGGTCGGCGAGCGCGTGAAGATCGAGATCACCGAAGTGAAATCCAACTTCGCCGTCGGCGAAGTCATCGACGACGACGACGCCTGA
- a CDS encoding YkgJ family cysteine cluster protein — protein MQSLEAELERARALDVSELADAVETIGFECTRCGACCKSEAEDPHTATVFPDEVRRLQEAAAAGTADEDDGGDRTDGDGDEGGDARDWRDVARPMPYGLVDGDDGPDGETFEWALQTDSCGDCVFYEEDEDGVGACGVHADRPLICETYPFSVDLEGTSQPMGEAVDSVALGSDDEADETDDTGGAVRAHECEGLGRDIDREDAESLAAALKERAVRELEEAIAVRDNYDPVSTESGEVVVHDSEGAKHPDGSRRDG, from the coding sequence GTGCAGTCGCTTGAAGCCGAACTGGAGCGCGCACGCGCCCTCGACGTGAGCGAGTTGGCCGACGCCGTCGAGACTATCGGGTTCGAGTGCACCCGCTGTGGCGCCTGTTGTAAGAGCGAGGCCGAGGACCCGCACACGGCGACGGTGTTCCCCGACGAGGTACGGCGGCTGCAGGAGGCTGCCGCCGCCGGCACCGCCGACGAGGACGACGGGGGCGATAGGACGGACGGCGACGGCGATGAGGGCGGCGACGCCCGCGATTGGCGGGACGTGGCGCGTCCGATGCCGTACGGGCTGGTGGACGGCGACGACGGGCCGGACGGTGAGACGTTCGAGTGGGCGCTCCAAACCGATTCCTGCGGCGACTGCGTCTTCTACGAGGAAGACGAGGACGGCGTCGGCGCCTGCGGGGTCCACGCCGACCGGCCGCTCATCTGCGAGACGTATCCGTTCTCGGTCGATCTGGAGGGCACGAGCCAGCCGATGGGCGAGGCCGTCGACAGCGTCGCGCTGGGATCCGACGACGAAGCCGACGAGACCGACGACACCGGTGGGGCCGTCCGCGCCCACGAGTGCGAGGGGCTCGGCCGCGACATCGACCGCGAGGACGCCGAGTCGCTCGCGGCGGCGCTGAAGGAGCGCGCCGTCCGCGAGTTGGAGGAGGCGATCGCCGTCCGCGACAACTACGACCCCGTCTCCACTGAATCGGGGGAGGTCGTCGTCCACGACTCCGAGGGCGCCAAACACCCGGACGGGAGCCGGCGAGACGGGTAG
- a CDS encoding universal stress protein — MTDRILIGVDDSEQARDALTFAADEWRDADLVLVTVIDPSEAGHTPGAGIPSGAEQWYERRKSDAEELLAASADSLDIAGTVETATTVGKPAAAIVEYAADHDIDHIVVGSHGRSGISRIVLGSVAEAVVRNSPVPVTVVR; from the coding sequence ATGACCGACCGCATCCTGATCGGCGTGGACGACTCCGAGCAGGCGCGCGACGCGCTGACGTTCGCGGCCGACGAGTGGCGCGACGCGGACCTGGTGCTGGTGACCGTGATCGACCCATCGGAGGCGGGACACACGCCGGGCGCGGGCATCCCCAGCGGGGCCGAGCAGTGGTACGAGCGCCGGAAGTCCGACGCCGAGGAGTTGCTCGCGGCGTCGGCCGACTCGCTCGACATCGCCGGCACCGTCGAAACCGCGACGACGGTCGGCAAGCCCGCGGCCGCCATCGTCGAGTACGCCGCCGACCACGACATCGACCACATCGTCGTTGGGAGTCACGGTCGAAGCGGCATCTCGCGGATCGTGCTCGGCAGCGTCGCGGAGGCGGTCGTCCGCAACTCCCCGGTTCCAGTCACCGTCGTCAGGTAG
- a CDS encoding DUF7511 domain-containing protein, which yields MSAASDRSPEDVRTPDPRFSAPSGLRAAVVRHDGEPDRCTVYPEDADDVALVTTWLSVDADCLVALDDAR from the coding sequence ATGTCGGCCGCATCCGACCGGTCACCCGAGGACGTGCGCACGCCCGACCCCCGCTTTTCCGCCCCGTCCGGGCTCCGAGCGGCGGTGGTTCGCCACGACGGCGAGCCGGACCGGTGTACGGTGTATCCGGAGGACGCAGACGACGTGGCCCTCGTGACGACGTGGCTCTCGGTCGACGCCGACTGCCTCGTCGCCCTCGACGACGCCCGCTGA